The Hippopotamus amphibius kiboko isolate mHipAmp2 chromosome 16, mHipAmp2.hap2, whole genome shotgun sequence genomic interval ATGCAGCGGAAGTATTCTGCATGCTTCACGTTCACCACCTGTGTGCCTCGGTAGATCCTGGAAGGGGGCGGGGAGAAGAGCATTATGGTCGAAAATCCCGCCCTGAAGAAGCAGCCTTCCACAGCCCAGGGCCGGAGGCGGGAGCCCGTGGGCAGCCGAGTTCACCACCACCCAAGTCCAGGCCAGGCTGCCGCCCTGAGAACACAGAGTTACCGGGAGCTCGGGATTCCCACGGAGGAGGGTCATCATTCAGGAGGCCTTCCTTCCAGGGTTCCATCAGTGACAGAGCATCTCGCTCCTGGACTGTCTTCCTGGCTGAACACCAAGGGTTCTCCCAGGCACGAGGAGAGGAATGCAGAGGTGTGGGGTAATTCGGAAAACTTGGGGAGGACTTTGCAAAGGATTCTTCTGAAAACAGCCAGAATGCCCCCAGATCCCTGGGCATTGTAGACTCAGATTCTGGTCTGTAGACCCCACAGCAGACACTCCTGTTTGGTTGAGACAAGCTGGGGACACTCAGAAATGGGGGGGGGGTCCTTTGAGACCTGATCAGATCCTCTGTGTAATGAAGGAAAGACCCAGGGCTGCAACAAGCTGATGTCTCTGAGGACCAGAACCCCAGGCAGCCCATGAGATTCTCTCCCCGCTGCAGCCCCAAGGGGAGGGCTGCTCAGCACAGAATGACAATGCCAGAGTGTTTTTGGAATATTTGGACTATTCTGATGCAAACtcacacttttgtttttaattgacatataattggcatataacatggTGTATGGGTTTAAGGTATATAATACATCGATTCGATACATTTATTGCAATACAATTGCTATTGTAGCATCAGCTAACACCTCTGCcatgtcacataattataatTTCTTCTAGTGGAGAGAACAATGAAGATCTGGTCTCTTAGCAGGTTTAATGTTTAGAATACAGTTTTGTCGTCTGTATTTACTATACCGTGCATTAGCTCTCgaggacttatttatctactagttgcTGGTTTGCATCCTTAAAAATATCTctccctggggacttccctggtggtgcagtggttaagaatccgcctgccaatgcaggggacatgggtttgatccctgggccgggaagattccacatgcttccatggagcaactaagcccgtgcgccacaactattaagcctgtgctttagagcccatgagacacaacggttgagcccttgtgccacaactactgaagtccgcacgcctagagcccatgctccacaacaagagaagccactgcactgagaagcctgagcaccacaaccaagagtagcccccactctccacgaCTAGATAAATCctacccagcaacgaagacccaacgcagcccaaaataaataatattaaaaaaaacaaaatcccccaAAACCCCATCTCTCCCATTCCCGCCTCAGCCGCTGGTAACCACCACTCCACTCTCTGTTTTTTCAGTGAACCCATCGTTCAATAACATTTCACATTGTGTCTTATGGCATTTTATTTATGTTGATTTTACCTTTGCATCTGACATtcagtttatatttaatttgcaaATACTGTGTCTCTACCTGAATCCATTAAGGGAATCATTATCCAATACTCGCGCAAACTCCAAGCAAGTGAAGGCTTTGTTTGAGGGGGGTGTACTTTGCTTATCCTGTAGTGAGCCTTGGGCGTGAAGGTTCTCCAGCTGGAGATCTATGTGTCAGAAGGATGCAAAGGTCGGGGGCTTTACTGAGAGTGCTGATTGTTTTGAACAGAAATTCACTGAAGCACAAGAGTTAGAGGTTTGACATTTTCTCATTGGCTGCAAGCAGCGGTTACAGCATTGTTACTGGGGCATGGAGGGATCTTCCTTCTTCTTAAAGCAGGGGAGGGAATTCCCATGTAATTAACGTCCTCCCTTGTCAAAATAGctctcatcttccttctccctgctgggAGTGCAGGCTGCCCTGAATGCTACGTGCCTGAGATCCCCTTTCAGGGCTTCCCGACTCCATCTTACTATCCACAACTCTCAGAGCTTATTGAATTGCATGTACTTAATGGATGAAGTCGGTTGTCTGCAAATTATCCCTCAATAAAGCTGATCAAAGCCACTAATGAagatgagagagggagagagacagagagagcagaaGGACACAGATATGTAGGGCTGGCTGGTATTGGTCAACCACGGTGAGCCCTAGACTTTATCCTTTGGCCTCTACCATCTGCAAGGCCATGAAAATAGAACTTCGTGCACCACTGTTAAGGTGAGAGCTGTGTCCAGCATTCAACTTGATTCTGGGGAATCTCgtcttcctttaattttttttctttttttttttccttgaatttttgACTACGTAGCCTTCACTTAGTGTTCATTTCTTTGAGGCATTTAAGAAGACCTTTAAGATGTTCTATTGAGCagctttagtttttaaaatattattttaatctgtGGTCCACAGATTTAGTCTGAAAGTTTGACAGAAAATCTAGTATATTTATTGTTTGCTAATTAAGAATTCCAGGGACAGGCCCTCCCAGGGCTGGTTCAGCAATTCGGGGACCTTCTATGAACCCTGGATCTTGTATTCTTTCACCTCACTTTGTTTGGTATTTCTGCTATTATATTCAAGCTTGTTGCCTCATGGTTACAAGATGGCTCTTGCAGCTCCAGATATCACATCATCACGATACAGCTGCCCTTGCACAGGAGTAAAGGAGGCAAAAGTCTCATGATGCCCTCTGCTACTGAGAGAGAGATGATTCCCAGAAACCCCGGTATATTCTGCTTTAAGTATCCTTGGCCATACATGGGCATGAGCTGCCTCTGGACCAATCACTGCAAATAGGATTGCCTTAACCCAAAATTTACCCTTTCCACTCCCCATagtccccagccccagggctggaACACAGCCACTCAAACAGAACTAGGTTCCTGTTAATAAGGCAACAGTGAACATCGACTGCTGTGTAGACCACCGTCAGTGTCTGGCACAGCTACCCCTGGGAGAAGCAGCTCTTCCCTGGCCTCAGGGCAGTGGACATGAGAATCCAAGATGGGGCTCCTGTCCTACTGGGCTCTGTGTGCACAAacgccctccccatccctggtCCTGCTCTATATTTCAGCACCCAGCTGATCCCAAGCCCAGAGCCAGGTCCCAAGGTCTGTCTCCTGACGTTCAGTCCCCTTAGGGTTCTGCATGTGCGGATGGACCAGCCTACCCTTCCCTGGTCCCCATGCCACTGGGGGAAGATGGGCAGAGAACCCGTGTTAGcgagatactttttaaaaaaattttttttaaattaagtaattaatttattagctgtgttgggtcttcgttgctgctcacagactttgtctagttgcggcgagcagggactactctttgttgtggtgcatggactcctcattgccgtggtttctcctgctgtggagcatgggctctaggcacatgggcttcagtagttgtggcacaagggctcaatcgttgtgtctcacgggctctaaagcgcaggctcaatagttgtggcgctcgggcttagttgctccgtggaagcatgtggaatcttcctggagtagggatcgaacccatgtcccttgaatcggcaggtggattcttaaccactgcaccaccagggaagtccagtgagATACTTTTAATGCGCTCAGTACCCCCAGGAATGTAACATGTATGATAGTATTAAATACTCGGAGGAGGattttaaatatgaggaaatgTTGGCATAAAGTGGTGTAACTCTTCACTCCACACCAGATGGTTGTCGGGTGGAGTTGGAACTGACAGTCAAGTTAGTTTGCCGCACAAATCCGTGGTCTGCTCATCCCACAGATTGAGAAGGAGGCTCCCACCTCGGGGGGTGCATCCAGAGATGAGCTCAGCCTCATCCAAGTACAGGGGGAACAAACATCTTCTGGAAGCCGGCCTACGCCTGTCTCATTAGTGGGAAACGTGGACCGGAGGGGAGGGAGACCTCTTCCCCTTTGTGTGAGGAGGTTGATGAAGAAACCCCATAAAGGGCCCCTGGGCCACCACATCCTCTTCTCGTGTGTCAGCGGCAGGCTCTGTCCTTCACCCACAGACTCCAGGACGGCGCCGGGGGCAGGGGCCGGGCCATGTCCCCCCATCCCACCATCCTCCTGGGCCTGGGTGAGTCCTGGAACGGAGGGGCAGGAATCCAGGGGCAGAGGGGCTCCCCTTCCCGGCTCAGACCCGGCTCCAGCCCAGGAGACGCTGGGGCCCTAGGAGGGCAAAGTGGCCCCCCCGGGCCGGCCCCTGGGCTCTGGCCAAGACCTCCGTCTGACCACGGAAGGTTCCGTCCTGGAAATGGTGCCTGGGTACGGGGTTGAGTTCAGGCCCAGAAGGGATGCGGGGAGGAGCACTTGTTTGGAAGAGGGGGTTGGGGTTTGTCTTGAGACTATTTCAGAGCAAGGGGAGGGCTTGTACTCAGAGGTAATGTTGGGGGGGGTGTTGGGAAATTAAGGGAAGATGACCCCGCACCCCTGTGGGCTCCTCCAGGCCCCCTTGACCTCAGCCCCGTGAGGAAACCGGGCAGTGGGCGACGGTCTCACTAGCGCTTCTCTTCCAGTGCTCTGTCTGGGCCAGAGGATCCACACACAGGCGGGTGAGTCCCTCCCCGGTGCCCGCGGCACCCCCAGGTGACAGCGGAGCTGATCCTGGGGGCCCCGACATGTGCCCCGAATGGCAAACAACCCCAGATGCGTACCCCTCGCCCAGGTCTCTCCCCCGCTCTCCACCTCTGCTCTCCACGGCCCCGCAGGCACAATTCAGACCATCAGGGCCAGGCTGAGCCCGCGGGCTCTCCCCACGCAGGCCCAGACCCCTCGGCAGCCCCCGCACAGAGCACAGGACCTCGCTGAGGGCTGACTCGGAGCCAGTCCTCTATCCCGTCTTCTCCATCCTCCCGCACGCAGCTCCTCACCAGTGATGTGGTTTTAAATGAGCATCTTCAAGTTTtacttaaaaactttaaatgcatatatagTATGTATTGTATTTTCAGGACAATACTAGTTTCCTTAGAGCCTCTCACAGGTCACCGGCAGACACACCGAGGCCCATGGGTCTCTCTGGTCTGGGCCTGTCTGTCCCCGCGCTGTCTGCTCCCTCATCTCAGTTACCTTGGTTTCCTTTCACTTTCTAAATGCCAACTTCCCACTCAGCTCCAACCTCCTCTCGGGCTGGTTTCTCCACCCTGAATGCCCGGTGTGCCCTGTCCCTCGGCCTGGGTAATTCACCCTTGACCTCAGAGCTCAGCTCAGAGACCTCTCCCCTCCGACCTCCTGGCAGAGGGCAGGTCCGCCTCCCGGCTGCCCCGAGACTCCCACACTCGCCCCGAGGGCTCGTATCAGAGTCTGTACCCGTGGATTTACACAATTATTTGTCAACATCTGTCCTCCCTCTGGACTTCCAGCCCCAAGAGGGCAGGCATCCTGGGTGTTTCACATATTTGTGGGACCAGTGGTTCATGGAGGCATCAGTCAATGAACAGATGGGAACTGAGATGTGGTCGAAGGAAAGAAAGGGCGAGTGGCCTCTGGTGGCTCCCTGCCTCTACAGGGGATTTTGCTGACCGTGAGGCCGACTTCCTGTTTCAGGACTACAGCCctctcttccccctgcccccagcctcgtTGAGACCCATGGGGTTTCCAGAGCCTCTGTAACAAGGAAACGGAAACAAGTTGAGATGAAGGTAGAAAATACGGAGAAAGCCCAGGGATGATTTCTGCACAGAGAACGTGCACTGGACACAGGGATCCTTACCCGCTGGGGAATGTGTGACCAGAGCTGTGCTCCAGctcctccacacacacacgcacacacacacacacacacacacgcacacacacgcacagagccTGCACTTCCACTGCCGCTCTGCAGACTGCACCCCCTCACCCCACGCAATCCCACCCGGGGCTGCCAGCTGCCCTTCGGACCCAGCCCAGATCATGCCTACCTACTCAGACTCCTGCTTTCCTTGTCCCAGGAAGGACCTGGCCATCCCCATCctgtgcctccctcccagccctctctGTGCCCCTAGAGCGGCCGTGGTAGGAGGGAGCCGCCCCCTGCAGCAGACATGCCCGCCTCCCCCCAGTCTGACACCTCCCACGTCACCCTGAGCAAGACGTGACCAAGTCTCGGGTCCTTAAGTCAAGCAGCGAAAATAACTCCGCAGTGAGGAGAATTTACATACAGGCAGAGCAGAcagtggctgggggtggggtggggtggggggtggagtctACTGGGGAGGATGAGGAGAGTGGTCTAAAATTGGATGTGGTGATGGTCGCACAACTTTgcaagtttccttaaaaaaaaaaaaaaagatgaactgaGCAactaaaatgggtgaattttgtgATGTGATGATTTCCACATGACAGACCCTGAGATCCTGCTCTCATCCCTCCCCGGGACCCTGCCCAGACCCTCCATCTCAGCCGAGCCAGGCTCTGTGATTCCCCGGGGGCAGCCTGTGACCGTCGTGTGCCGGGGCCCTGCTGGGGTTGAGAGCTTCCGCCTGGAGAACAAGGACAACAGAGGTCAATTCAAGGATAAGAGGAGCGTGTCTCAACTTGGTCCACACCAGACAGAAGCCAGATTCCCCATCGCCGCTGTGAGGGAAGACGATGCCTGGCATTATCAGTGCATCTATGTGAAAGATTCTTGCTGGTCTGAGCCCAGTGAGCCCCTGAAGCTGGTGGTGACAGGTGAGCACATCTCTGCTCGGTTCTCAGGTTTGTCCTAGGTCCCTGGACCCTGTCCCCAGCTGTGTCCTCTGTCCACAGGCTTCCCTTCGCCCTCCTGACCCCCAGGCTCTCtggtcccctctcccctctgcacACAGGTCCCTCTGCCTTCACTCCTGGCTCAGGTCCCTGGAGCCTGGTCTCACCTGGACACCACGATGACCTGGACACTCAGCCCCAGTATCCGGGTGGGCAGAGCTGGCCCTGCTGGGCTGGCGGGGAGTGGGCTTCCAGAGGTGGGGGGGGACAGACCCCCTCCAGCGGAACCTGTGTCTTTTCCCTCAGAAAAGGGTCAGAATGTGTGGCACCTTCAGGCCGTGTGTCCCCTGTGGTGTGGTCCACCCTCCACTGGGCAAGTCACATGGTCCGGGGGGCCCCTGACCAGGGCTGCACAGTGCTTTGGAGGGACCTTTGGAATGAAGCCGTCTCTGTCCCTGTGTGTGGTCAGCCCCCAGGGTGTCCTGGAGTCAGGGTCCCTCAGGGACACTCTGACCCCCTCCACACCCTCCCGGGGCCTCATGGAAGTTGTTCTATGTGCATTCTGGGCAGTAAAGTGGGGCACAGCTGTGGGAGGGGCGGCGGGTGTGACCTGCCAGCAGAATGGGGCGGGGTCGGGGGCTCTCTGTTGTCTGGCCCCCGGCCCCATTTTCTCAGGAATCTCCGGGTGTTGCCTGGGATTGGGCAACTCAGAGCCTTCTCTGTGCAGATCAGGCACCTGACGCAGGCCCTCCTGACCCGTCACTCCCGGGAGAGACACAGGTGCGTCCGCAGGACAAGAGCAGCCCCGGTGAGTCATGGGGACGTGGAACCATGAACCAAGTGTGTGCTCCTcgggaaaagggggaaagaacgGGCGTCACTGTTGGTCCCGTGCCAGCTCTGCCAGCGCCCTGTGGACAGAGGACTGCGGCACGCGGACCCGCttttgtaaagtgggaataatgagTCCTGTGTCACAGGGCTGTTGTGCACGTGAGAGATTTATATGTACGTGTGAGCATGACGCGTGCCCAGCATGCGGGGGTATGCAGCTGGTGCTCGATAAATGCACACTGCCGGCAATCTGACTCCATCCTCCCGGCTCCCACAGGCCTGACAGAGCATGTTTATATTCTCATCGGGGTCTCCGTGGCCTTCCTCCTTTgtctcctcctcctggtcctcctcctcctctatcgTCAGCACCGGAGAAAGCGGGGTAAGTctgagggatggggtggggtgacCTGGGCAGGCTGTTTGCGGTGCCGGGAAGAAATCTTCTCTTCTTAATTCACACCAAACTGTCCTCAGGGCCCCCCAGAAGCAAAGGCGAGGAGCAGAGGCCCCAGGAGAGGTGAGGCTCCTGGGAACGACCCCCAGACCCCAGTCCCctgcctccaggcagccctcagGGCTCACATGTGCTTTCTCCTCAGGCTCAGCCCAGGTGCTGACATCCCAGATGGGACACCAGGTAAAGACAAGGATGGTGGACAGGTCtgggagggggaagtggggatccAGTGCCATCCAGGAAGCAATGTGGGGGGCCTTCGGGAACATTCTAGGATGTTCCAGAGGGGGTGGGAGACAAAATATGCAGCGATGAGGTCAGGCATAGTTGCCTCCCGAGGTCCACCCCAGAGAGCTGACCCCTTGTCCTCTCCCTGCCAGATCTGGCCTCTGTGGACAGGCTTCCTGAGGACGGAGAGGCGGATGGCCCAGTAAGTGCTCGCATTAGTCACCCACGGCTGTGTACCAAAGGGCCTGAAATGCAGCAGCTTAACAAACGTATCTAGGTTTCCTGGGCCAGGAATTTGGAATCGcatcagctgggtggttctggctcatgGTCTGTCCTGAGGTTGCTGTCAAGATGCCAACCAGGGCTGCATTCATCTGAGGCCCAACTGGGGCTGAAGGACCCGATTCCATGACGGCTCAGTGCCCTGGCCGCGGGCAGGAGCCCCAGTTCCTTCCCACACGGGCTTCTCCAGGGCAGCCAGCATCCCCCAGAGGgagggaccccagagagggagGAACAGAAGGCACGTGGCGATTCCACAGTCttcccctcccacagcccctccctcgcCTCAGCCACCCAAACTCACCCTGAGTCTCTCTCCTCAGACCCCTGCTGCAGGAGGCCCCCAGGAGGTGACATATGCCCAGCTGGACCACCAGGCCCTCACACAGAGGGCCGTCAGAGCTGGGTCCCTGCCATTCACAGAGCCCACCGCCGCGTCCAGCACGTATGCCGCCATTTCCAGACACTGACCCCAGGCCCACCTGGCCTCTGCACTAAAGACGCGGCTGGGCACTCCTGCAGTGGACATTTGGAGGGTTTCCCTGTGGAACCGTCCCTTCCTGAAGTCACCCAGCCAATTCTCCCACAGGCAAGAGCTGGAGTCCCATGACCCCCAGTCACCTTCTAGGAGATCCGTTAACCATGTGGTTCCTCCCACAATCAATGAGCTCCTTGGAGAGAATGTGTAGTACGTGTTTCCAGAGACCCAGCTGCGGTCACTTGACTGTTTCCAGAGATCCAGCTATGGTGCTTGGCTGTTTCCAGAGACCCAGCTATGGTCCTACATTCGCCCAGCTGATTCCAGATGTGTTCCATGACTCCTCCACTGCCCCCCGGAGATCCGGTTTAATTGTCTTCTCAGCTGGCTCTACAAACCTTCCTGGATTTCAGCTGTTGACCTTGAACCTGGGTTACGCCTATGCAGCTGAGACCATGTTCTCTGGATGACACGTCACCTTGTTCTTCAATAAATGTTCTCACAGGCCCGACGGCGTCCGCCCTGCGTGTGGCGCTGGGGCGCACGGGTTCTAGggcccaggctctgcctccaCAGTCATTCAAGACTTAGTGGGGGAAACAAGGCCGGACACAAGGGCACCCCTGTTTTCTGATCCAAGTGTGTCTCAGGGGTGAGTGAGGGAGACGTCTGAGGGGACTTGTGTCTGGGTGAAGACGCAGGGCTGCCCCACCTGTTACAGCTCCCACCCCTCGTGCCAcgcacacacccccacacccacactgTGCAAACCCACTCACttatgcacacacccacacaggtGGACAGGGGTGGACTGGCCGAGGGAGGTGAGGAGGCCACAACTGCACAGGGAGCATCCCTCAGGCTTTAGGTCCACTCACAGGAGCACGCAGTTCCCCATTCCCCAGCCCTACGCTCGCTCACGCCCACTGGATGCCACGCATCCTCCAAACACACGAGGAGCCATCAGCTGCAGGACACAGTCCTTGACATGACCTTGACCCCCGCGCCTGGCCCTGCCCTTCGGGTCTGGGACTGGAGGCTGTTCATCCCAACAAGCTTCGATCGCCGCTGTAACCCGTCACCACTCCCTTCGTGGCACCAAACAACACGACTGATTTTCCTACAGTTCAGGACGTCAGAAGCCTGAAATCAGTTAAACTGGGCTAAAGTCAGGGGTCAGCAGGGCCGcgttccctctggaggctccaggggaggaccGTCCCTCACCTTTTGCAGCATCTGGGGGCtgtctgcattccttggctcgcCGCCCCTTCCCGCACCATCGCTTGTTcacaccctccctctgcctgggacttCTGCTTGCGAGCTCACatctccttcccatcctctgACCCGCCTCCTCCCTCTGACCAGGACCCTGGTGATCACATTGGGTCCACCCGGGATATCCaggctcccctctcccctcaagTGCCGTAACTCAGtcacacctgcaaagaccctttgcCACCTAAGCAGCTGGTTCCAGGGATGGAGCCGAGCGCATCTTTGGGGCCATTATCCTGCCTCCTTAAGTGGGTGCTGGTCCTCAGCACCACCTCGGCTCCTGGGCTCCTCTGGGCTTGAATGCGTGACTCTGAATTCTAAGCATCTCCCTGCAGGGCTGCTTCCTGCTCCCACTCGCTTGTGAAATGATGAAGGTTTGAGAGTCTGAATATTTTCTGTGTCCCTAGACCGTCTACGTAAGAGAAGGTTGGGTAGGAGGCAGTGGAGACTGGAAACAACCCCTCAAACCGTTGCCCCGCCCCCTACTCAAAGTGACAGGTGGCCCCTGTGGGACAGGACCGTAGCTGCTCACCAGCACCGTGTCCCCCGTTCCTGGGCTCCCAGCGAGATGGTCTCTCCAGCCTCCCTCGCGGTTATGTGTGTCCTGGGATGAAGTTCGCAGCGGCGCATGAGGCGGGTGAATGGAGCTGCTTCCAGGCCGGGCCCCTAAACCTCCCACACAAGACCCTCACTGCTCTTCCCTCCTGAGGATGGACACGGATGCCCTGGGTGACTTTGGAACCACACGCAGAGGGTGGCACCTGGTCCCCAGGATGGCCCCATGGAGTAGAGCCTGCTGCACCGCTTGCTTTAGTCATGTTTCAGGTCTCTGTAAACATGATGCTTTAACGTGTGTCATACATGCATATGCtagtgtgaaaattaataaagggaacCCTAATTTAAAACAGAGGTAGGAAGCCCTGAAGGGGAGCTCTCTGACCCCTACACTCTGCTGCAGCTTACTCTACATTCCTGGGCAGGAAGCAGCTTACTTTACTACCCAGCACAAGAAGGATGATTTTCTCCACGCCCAGCAATAGCCCAGCCAGTGAGAAACAGTCACAGCTCCGCTAATGAGAAAGCATCACCACCCGGATCTCGGTTTTCTCAAAGGGACTTTCCATCAAAGCAGCCCCTTCcagcttcctcctttttctctgtaaagTAACATTCCTCTTCTTTGTTCTCTGGACTTGActgtggtttgccatagtttgaatgtcctgaattgcaattcctCTGCCGTTCCTAAATAAACTAATTTTGCCGGTAGCATAACAACATTTAATTTTAAGGCTGACACGGGACACACCTTTTCCTAGATTCCTAGAGGACCCGATAATATGCCTGAGTCACGTGCGTTGGTCTCCAGCCTCCCCCACCGGCTCCTGAGCAAGAATCCGGTTCCCGGGGTGACTCATCAAATGCAAAGCAGTCAATCCAGAGTCCACACCCCGCACCACATCCTTTACGGGGGGACGGGGGGTTGGGCGTGCACAGCTTGGGCCCCTCTCCACCTGCCCTtgtcaccccagggccaggtatGTGACCACTAGGGAGGCCCCTGGGCTGCAGAACCCGCTGAAATCATGAAACCAGCCAACCCCAAGCCGGCTCTCCCTTTCCTGCCCGTTCCTTCTTGTGGAAACCACAGGAAGGGCtcacattcccccccccccccccccccccgccccagtccacctcctcctttgtctctggtgcttccccatgtgaCCGCGGTGGGTGGGAACTGTGAGTTACAAACCACCGTTTCCCTGGCAGGCGTCTCCCGGTCCGCTCCCTCACTCCCCCTCCCGTTTTTAGATTAACACACAGTATTTTAAAGCACCTCCCTGCCAGGCTGGACTCAGCTTCCCCTGTTTGCTGGGGGGAGGGACGAGTTCCTATCCCGTGAGTCGTCACACGTTGGGGTCTGCGGGCCGTCACACAGCTGAGACCTACAGCGAGGCGGCCTTCGCCGGGGGGAGGGGTCCCCCAGCCCTCGCTGCGCAGAAAGCGCATCCCCGGATCTGCCTCAGTCTGCTCTCCATCTTCTGTTCCCCCTGCACAGTGTCGGTCCCCCCAGCGCTTCCCGGGAGACCTCGTGCCTCTCTCCCGGACCCCTGATCCCAGGCACGAGGGCAGGTCTCGTGGACGTGTTACATGAACAgatcccctcctccctgccccaggtcCCTGTGCTCTTTCCTCATGTCAGTTCGCACAGATGTAGGTCCGTCCACAGCCGCATCGCCGAGGCTGCAGGGCGTCTAAACAAGGCCGCTCCTCGCTGCTCAGCAAAGAAACGCTTGGCATCCGCACGCCCACGTCCCCGGAGCGGGACCAGCTGAGCCGCCAGGGATGTGCGGCCACCGGGAGCCCCTCACCCGCCCGCCCCGGAGAGCTCGGAACCCGCGGTGCGCGGACGCGTCCTGGGTCCACGCCCTGCTTACGCGGTCAGACCCGCGGTTCCCGCTCAGATGCGAACGAAACGTTACCCTGAAAACGTGCTAGGGGGCGGCAGCATCCAGTCTCAATTTttgcgtcttttttttttttttttttaaatagaa includes:
- the LAIR1 gene encoding leukocyte-associated immunoglobulin-like receptor 1, which produces MSPHPTILLGLVLCLGQRIHTQAGALPRPSISAEPGSVIPRGQPVTVVCRGPAGVESFRLENKDNRGQFKDKRSVSQLGPHQTEARFPIAAVREDDAWHYQCIYVKDSCWSEPSEPLKLVVTDQAPDAGPPDPSLPGETQVRPQDKSSPGLTEHVYILIGVSVAFLLCLLLLVLLLLYRQHRRKRGPPRSKGEEQRPQERLSPGADIPDGTPDLASVDRLPEDGEADGPTPAAGGPQEVTYAQLDHQALTQRAVRAGSLPFTEPTAASSTYAAISRH